In the genome of Oceaniferula marina, one region contains:
- the msrB gene encoding peptide-methionine (R)-S-oxide reductase MsrB: MKNSRITILPMLLLAAACTAWILQAQTAKKQTPMTELNTAPEQPEKTVTKTDAEWKKQLTPEQYRIARQAGTEAPDGEIYKQFKKQGSGTYYCAACNAELFSSKEKFDSRCGWPSFYDPSKAKNVKSLPDPDGRRVEVRCNVCDSHLGHVFTGEGFDTPTDQRYCINGTVLKFVPEKAAETKKQ, from the coding sequence ATGAAAAACTCCCGAATCACTATCCTGCCCATGCTCCTCCTGGCCGCCGCGTGCACCGCCTGGATCCTGCAGGCGCAAACAGCAAAAAAACAAACACCGATGACTGAACTCAATACCGCTCCAGAACAACCGGAAAAAACCGTCACCAAAACCGACGCCGAATGGAAAAAACAACTCACCCCGGAGCAATATCGGATTGCGCGCCAAGCCGGCACCGAAGCCCCGGATGGAGAAATTTACAAACAGTTCAAAAAACAAGGCTCAGGCACCTACTACTGCGCCGCCTGCAATGCCGAACTCTTTAGCTCCAAGGAAAAATTCGATTCCCGCTGTGGCTGGCCGTCATTCTATGACCCATCCAAGGCCAAAAATGTCAAATCCCTGCCGGATCCGGACGGGCGCAGGGTGGAAGTGCGCTGCAACGTCTGTGATTCCCACCTCGGCCACGTCTTCACCGGTGAAGGCTTCGACACCCCGACCGACCAGCGTTACTGCATCAACGGCACCGTGCTGAAATTCGTTCCGGAAAAAGCCGCCGAAACAAAAAAGCAGTAA
- a CDS encoding sugar phosphate isomerase/epimerase family protein, with product MKLGFVSAILPDLSLEELLAFASENDFDTLEPMCWPCQKEVRRYAGVTHIDVADFTQKDADGILLLVKKYGVSLSGLGYYPNPLAADQEEASVYIHHLHKVIDASAMLGLNQVNTFIGRDPSLSQEENWKLFDQRWPSIVEYAESKGVRIGIENCPMFFTEDEYPGGKNLAVSPAIWREMFARIPSDSFGLNYDPSHFVWQQMDPVQPIKEFASKIFHIHAKDVRIDRDRLNEVGILAPPNAYHCPKLPGLGEIDWGRFFSVLTDTGYDGPVCIEVEDRAYEATEETRKASLRQSGRFLRNYIAS from the coding sequence ATGAAACTAGGATTTGTCTCTGCCATTTTACCCGACCTCAGCCTGGAGGAATTGCTCGCTTTTGCCTCCGAAAACGATTTTGACACTTTGGAGCCGATGTGTTGGCCCTGCCAGAAGGAGGTCAGGCGTTACGCCGGAGTGACTCATATTGATGTCGCTGATTTTACCCAGAAGGATGCCGATGGGATTCTTCTCTTGGTTAAAAAATACGGAGTGTCGCTGTCTGGTCTGGGATATTACCCGAACCCACTCGCTGCGGACCAGGAAGAGGCTTCGGTTTACATCCATCATTTGCACAAGGTGATCGATGCTTCGGCCATGTTGGGCTTGAACCAAGTGAATACTTTTATTGGCCGGGATCCTTCGTTGAGTCAGGAAGAAAACTGGAAACTCTTTGATCAGCGCTGGCCTTCGATTGTCGAGTATGCTGAATCGAAGGGTGTGCGGATCGGGATTGAAAACTGTCCGATGTTTTTTACCGAGGACGAGTATCCTGGAGGCAAAAACCTAGCGGTGTCGCCGGCGATTTGGCGGGAAATGTTTGCCCGTATCCCCAGTGATTCGTTTGGCTTGAACTATGATCCGTCCCACTTCGTCTGGCAGCAGATGGATCCGGTTCAGCCCATAAAGGAGTTTGCTTCGAAAATTTTTCATATCCATGCCAAGGATGTCAGGATCGACCGGGATCGTCTGAATGAGGTTGGGATCCTGGCTCCGCCTAATGCCTATCATTGCCCAAAGTTGCCGGGCTTGGGTGAGATCGACTGGGGACGCTTTTTTTCGGTACTAACTGACACCGGCTATGACGGGCCGGTTTGCATCGAGGTGGAGGACCGGGCCTATGAGGCGACAGAGGAAACCCGGAAGGCTTCCCTGCGCCAGAGCGGGCGCTTTTTGCGCAATTATATCGCCTCCTGA
- a CDS encoding ATPase, translating to MGFTKAFAVALAALGCGLGIGILGSKAAEATGRNPGASGQVLTIAIILAALIEGLFIITVFAAGL from the coding sequence ATGGGATTCACTAAAGCATTCGCAGTTGCCCTTGCAGCCCTTGGTTGCGGACTCGGTATCGGAATTCTCGGCTCCAAGGCCGCTGAAGCAACCGGACGTAACCCCGGAGCCTCCGGTCAGGTTCTGACCATCGCCATTATTTTGGCCGCTCTCATCGAGGGTCTCTTCATTATCACCGTGTTCGCCGCCGGTCTTTAA
- the atpG gene encoding ATP synthase F1 subunit gamma: MANLRDIRRRIKSVNNTSQITKAMQLVASAKMKKAQDQALSSRDYAFELLRFVADLRGTADEECHPLLGDPGEGRELVLVVSTDRGLCGGLNTNLLKKLRAEVSEDAHFVTVGSKLRQQLQRTGGEITADWQVKDPVPFQDARPIAKLLTEKFLSEDYGKVTIVYNRFVTTLTQEPRVVQLLPIDQELVASVSAKYQKETDNMEPAASFDYVFEPDVDSVLESLLPLFINYMVYQVLLESRASEHSARMVAMKAATDNAKEIVKDLTLEYNKARQAAITAELLEITTAQKAME, from the coding sequence GTGGCCAACCTTCGCGACATCCGCCGACGTATCAAGTCGGTCAACAATACTTCGCAAATCACCAAGGCGATGCAACTTGTTGCATCTGCCAAGATGAAAAAAGCGCAGGATCAGGCCTTGTCCAGTCGTGACTACGCGTTTGAATTGCTGCGATTTGTCGCCGATTTGCGCGGCACCGCAGACGAGGAATGCCACCCACTGCTCGGTGATCCGGGTGAGGGGCGCGAACTCGTGCTTGTGGTCAGTACCGACCGCGGTCTCTGCGGTGGCCTGAACACCAACTTGCTCAAAAAACTTCGCGCCGAAGTCAGTGAGGACGCCCACTTTGTGACCGTCGGTAGCAAACTGCGTCAGCAGCTGCAACGGACCGGTGGTGAGATTACCGCTGACTGGCAAGTCAAGGACCCCGTGCCCTTCCAGGATGCGCGTCCCATTGCCAAGCTGTTAACCGAAAAGTTCCTTTCCGAGGATTACGGCAAGGTGACCATCGTCTACAACCGCTTTGTCACGACCTTGACCCAGGAGCCGCGGGTCGTGCAATTGTTGCCGATTGATCAGGAACTCGTCGCTTCTGTCTCCGCCAAGTACCAGAAAGAAACGGACAACATGGAGCCGGCTGCCAGTTTCGACTACGTTTTCGAGCCGGATGTCGACTCGGTGCTCGAGTCCCTGCTGCCATTATTCATTAATTACATGGTCTATCAGGTCTTGCTTGAATCCCGTGCGTCCGAGCACTCGGCCCGGATGGTAGCCATGAAGGCCGCCACCGACAACGCCAAGGAGATCGTCAAAGATCTTACCCTTGAATACAACAAGGCGCGTCAGGCCGCGATTACGGCTGAGCTCCTTGAGATCACAACGGCCCAGAAAGCCATGGAATAA
- the atpF gene encoding F0F1 ATP synthase subunit B, which yields MINFTTFLAAATDAGAEQGFFDTFGVHPALLTAQFINFVIVIFVLKKFAFGPVQQMLEQRRARIAEGEEKLKRIEQQLAESEQRTQEALDEANASAQRLINEAKESAAALSEKKAQEAVASAQQILAKADEAAKAERKAMSAELKQEFGRLVAATTANVTGKVLTDVDQKRINDEALTAVES from the coding sequence ATGATCAATTTTACAACATTTTTGGCAGCGGCCACGGACGCCGGTGCAGAGCAGGGATTTTTTGACACCTTCGGAGTGCATCCGGCTTTGTTGACTGCTCAGTTCATCAACTTTGTCATCGTGATTTTTGTGCTGAAGAAATTCGCCTTCGGTCCGGTCCAGCAGATGCTTGAACAGCGACGCGCACGTATCGCTGAAGGTGAAGAAAAGCTGAAGCGCATTGAACAGCAGCTCGCTGAAAGTGAGCAGCGCACCCAGGAAGCCTTGGATGAAGCCAATGCTTCGGCTCAACGCCTGATCAACGAAGCCAAGGAGAGCGCTGCGGCCCTTTCCGAGAAGAAGGCCCAGGAGGCCGTGGCTTCAGCCCAGCAAATCCTGGCCAAGGCCGACGAGGCCGCCAAAGCAGAGCGCAAGGCAATGTCTGCCGAGCTCAAGCAGGAATTCGGTCGATTGGTGGCTGCAACAACAGCCAATGTCACCGGCAAGGTGCTGACCGATGTCGATCAGAAACGAATCAACGACGAGGCCCTCACTGCTGTCGAAAGCTAG
- the atpB gene encoding F0F1 ATP synthase subunit A encodes MAFRSLISTLFFLLFLPGVASAAGEAHVLPLKAESPFDGTPFFWVTNSMIMVWIAAILIFLFCKAATKKMAMIPTGIQNFAEWLIESLYDFFGKILGDHLVKRTFWFFGGTFLLIVTVNYLGLIPGVGTIGRYDENGHWVGLLRGGNADLNMTAAMSFTFAILWFYWALTENSLKDFLAHIFAPKGDFKGAMKVGMIVIFFLVGILEVVSIGIRPIALTFRLFGNIYGGEQTLEGLAYLGKTGIHEWLAFLPALPFMFMELLVGLVQALVFTLLSAVFLKLICEHDDHGEHAEEH; translated from the coding sequence ATGGCATTTCGCTCTCTCATATCGACACTTTTTTTTCTTCTTTTTCTACCCGGTGTAGCAAGTGCCGCCGGAGAAGCGCATGTGTTGCCTCTGAAGGCTGAATCGCCATTTGATGGCACTCCGTTTTTCTGGGTGACCAACTCGATGATCATGGTCTGGATTGCGGCCATTTTGATTTTCCTATTTTGCAAGGCTGCGACTAAAAAAATGGCGATGATTCCCACCGGGATTCAGAACTTTGCCGAGTGGTTGATTGAGTCGCTGTATGATTTCTTTGGCAAGATCCTCGGGGATCATCTGGTGAAACGCACCTTTTGGTTTTTCGGTGGCACCTTTTTGTTGATCGTGACGGTGAACTATCTGGGATTGATTCCGGGTGTCGGCACCATTGGTCGCTATGATGAAAATGGTCACTGGGTTGGGTTGTTGCGTGGTGGTAACGCGGATCTTAATATGACTGCTGCCATGTCCTTTACCTTTGCAATTCTCTGGTTCTACTGGGCGCTGACCGAGAACAGCCTGAAAGATTTCCTCGCCCACATTTTTGCACCCAAGGGGGATTTCAAGGGAGCCATGAAGGTGGGGATGATTGTGATTTTCTTCCTGGTGGGTATTCTCGAGGTGGTTTCCATTGGTATTCGTCCGATTGCGTTGACCTTCCGTTTATTTGGTAACATCTATGGTGGTGAGCAGACCTTGGAGGGTTTGGCGTATCTCGGTAAGACGGGGATTCACGAGTGGTTGGCATTTCTGCCTGCTCTTCCCTTTATGTTCATGGAATTGCTCGTCGGTCTGGTGCAGGCGCTGGTCTTCACTCTGCTGAGTGCGGTCTTCCTCAAGCTGATCTGCGAACACGACGACCACGGTGAGCACGCCGAAGAACACTAA
- a CDS encoding MlaE family ABC transporter permease: MLLRALGRPAMDFINYLGELSVLCAQMAESMLIGKKRWYLFMQQIVEIGFKSQPVVIITGAFVGAVLAAQGLFQLSGLKMETMGGALVSVGMLRELGPALTGVMLAGRVGASMAAEIGTMRVTEQIDALRSMSVHPIDYLVAPRLTAMVISVPLLITEAAAFGIAASWVVGTQVFGVSEAWWAQHTRDHTALADIYISLIKGFAFGLLIVLISCHQGLKAKDGAVGVGQGTTRAMVYSSLAILITNFFLTMLLNLVFPIGLAG; the protein is encoded by the coding sequence ATGCTTCTACGCGCACTCGGACGCCCCGCCATGGATTTTATCAATTACCTTGGCGAGTTGTCCGTGCTTTGTGCCCAGATGGCAGAGTCCATGCTCATCGGTAAAAAACGCTGGTATCTCTTCATGCAGCAAATTGTCGAAATCGGCTTTAAATCTCAGCCGGTGGTCATCATCACCGGTGCCTTTGTCGGGGCTGTCCTCGCCGCACAAGGGCTGTTCCAGCTCAGCGGCCTGAAAATGGAAACCATGGGTGGAGCCCTGGTCAGCGTCGGCATGCTTCGAGAACTCGGGCCAGCCCTTACCGGCGTTATGCTCGCCGGCCGGGTCGGAGCATCCATGGCAGCGGAAATTGGCACCATGAGGGTCACTGAGCAAATTGACGCCCTGCGCTCGATGAGCGTCCACCCGATTGATTACCTCGTCGCACCACGGCTCACCGCCATGGTCATTTCCGTGCCCCTCTTGATCACCGAAGCCGCTGCCTTTGGTATCGCAGCCAGTTGGGTGGTGGGCACCCAGGTGTTTGGCGTCTCGGAAGCCTGGTGGGCCCAACACACTCGCGATCACACCGCTCTGGCAGATATCTACATCTCGCTCATCAAAGGTTTTGCCTTTGGTTTATTAATCGTCCTGATCTCCTGTCACCAAGGGCTCAAGGCAAAGGATGGAGCCGTTGGCGTTGGCCAGGGCACCACCCGCGCCATGGTCTATTCCTCACTCGCCATCCTGATCACCAATTTTTTCCTGACGATGCTGCTCAATCTCGTCTTCCCCATCGGGCTCGCCGGCTAA
- a CDS encoding F0F1 ATP synthase subunit delta — MKVSKDAARDARRIFRLCTAEGRVDEELLRSAIQKIVDQKPRGYRGILHALKRLVRLDVESRRAVIESAVELDTPTRVQIEKDLTQTYGEGLSFVYRTDASLLGGLRIRVGNDVLDGSVQSRLNRLAEAF, encoded by the coding sequence GTGAAAGTTTCCAAGGACGCAGCCCGTGACGCCAGACGGATTTTCCGTCTCTGCACAGCGGAAGGCAGAGTAGACGAAGAGCTTCTTCGTTCAGCCATCCAGAAAATTGTGGATCAAAAGCCACGGGGCTACCGCGGAATCCTTCATGCCCTGAAGCGTCTGGTGCGTCTGGACGTCGAAAGCCGCCGCGCGGTGATTGAAAGCGCGGTCGAGCTTGATACTCCGACCCGGGTTCAGATCGAGAAAGATCTGACGCAAACTTACGGTGAAGGTTTGAGTTTTGTTTACCGCACCGATGCCTCCCTTTTGGGTGGTCTGCGTATTCGAGTCGGTAACGACGTGCTCGATGGCAGTGTGCAATCGCGCCTCAACCGCCTCGCTGAAGCATTCTAA
- a CDS encoding HU family DNA-binding protein, with amino-acid sequence MNKSELVEAIQKSLGADATKRSAEDALTAVLEGIAKGVKKDGKVQLIGFGTFSVKKRAARQGRNPKTGEAMKIKASKTVGFKCSSSLKDSL; translated from the coding sequence ATGAATAAATCCGAACTCGTCGAAGCCATTCAGAAGTCCCTCGGAGCAGATGCCACCAAACGCTCTGCTGAAGATGCCCTTACCGCAGTCCTTGAAGGAATCGCCAAAGGCGTCAAAAAAGACGGCAAAGTCCAACTCATTGGTTTTGGAACCTTCTCCGTGAAGAAGCGTGCAGCTCGTCAGGGCCGCAACCCTAAGACTGGTGAAGCCATGAAGATCAAAGCATCCAAGACTGTTGGATTCAAGTGCTCTTCCAGCCTCAAGGACTCCCTCTAG
- the atpD gene encoding F0F1 ATP synthase subunit beta, whose protein sequence is MSNKGTIVQVIGAVIDADFSKADHLPAIYNALEVSYELYGEQTTLVLEVQQHLGDGWVRTVAMSTSDGLKRGMEILDTGAPISVPVGSGVLGRIFNVTGDVVDERGDVTFEKKYPIHRPAPSLVEQATSAEILETGIKVIDLICPFTKGGKVGAFGGAGVGKTVVIMELINNIAKGHGGYSVFAGVGERTREGNDLYEEMSEAGVIDQNDLSKSKVALVYGQMNEPPGARLRVALSALAMAEYFRDEENQDVLLFVDNVFRFSQAGSEVSALLGRTPSAVGYQPTLSEEMAALQERITSTKKGSITSFQAVYVPADDLTDPAPANTFAHLDSTVVLERALADIGIYPAVDPLASVSSALAPDVVGEEHYRVARGVQGVLQRYKDLQDIIAILGMDELSDDDKLTVHRARKIQRFLSQPFHVAEIFTGTPGEYVSTEDTIKGFDEILKGNCDHVAESNFYMKGGLDTVDLGEAK, encoded by the coding sequence ATGTCCAACAAAGGAACTATCGTCCAAGTCATCGGTGCTGTTATTGACGCCGATTTCTCCAAGGCAGATCACTTGCCAGCCATCTACAACGCACTGGAAGTCTCCTATGAGCTCTACGGTGAGCAGACTACTCTCGTACTTGAGGTGCAGCAGCACCTTGGTGACGGCTGGGTCCGCACCGTGGCCATGAGCACTTCGGATGGTCTGAAGCGGGGTATGGAAATTCTCGACACCGGAGCCCCTATTTCGGTGCCTGTCGGTAGTGGCGTGCTGGGACGCATTTTCAACGTCACCGGTGATGTTGTGGATGAGCGGGGTGACGTTACTTTTGAAAAGAAATACCCGATTCACCGTCCAGCGCCATCACTCGTTGAGCAGGCGACATCGGCTGAAATTCTCGAAACCGGGATCAAGGTGATCGACCTGATTTGCCCATTCACCAAAGGTGGTAAGGTGGGAGCCTTCGGTGGTGCCGGTGTGGGTAAAACCGTGGTGATCATGGAGTTGATCAACAATATCGCCAAAGGCCACGGTGGTTATTCCGTCTTTGCCGGTGTGGGTGAGCGGACCCGTGAGGGTAACGACCTGTATGAAGAGATGTCCGAGGCCGGCGTGATCGACCAGAATGACCTTTCCAAGTCGAAAGTGGCCTTGGTCTATGGTCAGATGAACGAGCCTCCAGGAGCCCGTCTCCGGGTTGCCCTTTCCGCACTTGCCATGGCTGAATATTTCCGTGACGAAGAAAACCAGGACGTGCTGCTCTTCGTCGATAACGTGTTCCGATTCTCCCAGGCAGGATCCGAGGTGTCCGCCCTTCTCGGCCGCACCCCGTCCGCTGTGGGATACCAGCCAACCCTCTCCGAGGAAATGGCCGCCCTGCAGGAGCGAATTACCTCCACCAAAAAGGGATCCATCACCTCGTTCCAGGCGGTGTATGTGCCGGCTGATGACTTGACCGACCCCGCACCCGCCAACACCTTTGCCCACCTCGACTCCACCGTGGTGCTTGAGCGTGCACTCGCTGACATCGGTATTTACCCAGCTGTGGATCCTCTGGCATCCGTATCCAGCGCGCTCGCTCCCGACGTTGTCGGAGAAGAGCATTACCGCGTCGCCCGTGGTGTCCAGGGAGTGCTTCAGCGCTACAAGGACCTGCAGGACATCATTGCCATTCTCGGTATGGACGAGCTCTCCGATGATGACAAGTTGACCGTGCACCGTGCCCGTAAAATCCAGCGATTCCTTTCCCAGCCGTTCCATGTGGCTGAGATCTTTACCGGAACCCCCGGTGAATACGTTTCGACTGAAGACACCATCAAAGGTTTCGACGAAATCCTTAAAGGAAACTGTGACCACGTTGCTGAAAGTAACTTCTATATGAAGGGCGGACTCGACACTGTGGATCTCGGCGAGGCCAAGTAA
- the atpA gene encoding F0F1 ATP synthase subunit alpha, translating into MSSILQEIEEQIANVSSSVEKSNVGTVREIGDGVARVEGLSDVQLNEMIDFGGGLFGLALNLEEGEVGVVLLGDSTHVAQGHECKTTGKLLSVPVGENMLGRVVDNLGRPIDGKGEIEAADVYPVEKIAPGIIKRKSVSVPVQTGIMAVDAMIPIGRGQRELIIGDRSTGKTTIAVDAMIAQAQQNKAAAEGRLKDHKPLYCIYVAVGQKRSNIARTIQTLENAGAMENTCIVAASASDSAANQYLAPYTGCAIGEYLMDQGKDVLIVFDDLSKHAVAYRQVSLILGRPSGREAFPGDVFYLHSRLLERSARLSEDAGGGSMTALPIIETQAGDLSAYIPTNVISITDGQIFLETDLFNQGIRPAISVGLSVSRVGSAAQTKAIKKVSGTTKLDLAQFRELQAFAAFGSDLDEATKSKINRGQRIVELFKQGQYSPKPLEVEVAVLWSMQNGYFDDVDVDRIKECQNALEEFFANRKADLLQLIADEKSLTDAVVDGLNQALKDFKTSWK; encoded by the coding sequence ATGAGCAGCATCCTCCAGGAAATCGAAGAACAAATCGCCAACGTTTCATCGTCGGTGGAAAAAAGCAACGTCGGAACGGTCCGTGAAATTGGTGACGGTGTCGCCCGCGTGGAAGGTCTCAGCGATGTGCAACTCAACGAGATGATCGACTTCGGCGGCGGCCTGTTCGGTCTGGCCCTCAACCTTGAGGAAGGTGAGGTCGGTGTGGTGCTTCTCGGTGATTCGACTCATGTCGCCCAAGGGCACGAGTGTAAGACGACCGGCAAGCTGCTTTCCGTTCCCGTTGGTGAAAACATGCTTGGTCGTGTTGTTGACAACCTTGGTCGGCCGATCGACGGCAAAGGTGAAATTGAAGCTGCCGACGTTTACCCTGTGGAAAAAATTGCTCCGGGTATCATTAAGCGGAAGTCGGTTTCGGTTCCTGTGCAGACAGGTATCATGGCCGTTGATGCGATGATTCCGATTGGTCGTGGTCAGCGTGAGTTGATCATTGGTGACCGTTCGACCGGTAAGACCACCATTGCTGTGGATGCCATGATTGCCCAGGCTCAGCAGAACAAGGCAGCCGCTGAAGGTCGCCTGAAGGATCACAAACCACTTTACTGTATTTATGTCGCGGTTGGACAGAAACGTTCCAACATCGCCCGGACCATCCAGACCCTCGAAAATGCCGGGGCCATGGAGAACACCTGTATTGTTGCCGCCTCCGCGTCTGACTCCGCAGCTAACCAGTATCTCGCTCCTTACACAGGTTGTGCGATTGGTGAGTATCTGATGGATCAGGGTAAGGATGTGTTGATTGTCTTTGATGATCTTTCCAAGCACGCTGTGGCATACCGTCAGGTTTCCTTGATTCTTGGTCGTCCTTCCGGTCGTGAGGCCTTCCCTGGTGATGTGTTCTACCTGCACAGCCGCTTGCTTGAGCGCTCCGCCCGCCTATCCGAGGATGCTGGTGGTGGATCCATGACCGCTCTGCCGATCATTGAAACCCAGGCCGGTGACCTTTCCGCTTACATTCCAACCAACGTGATTTCCATCACCGACGGTCAGATTTTCCTCGAAACCGACTTGTTTAACCAGGGCATCCGTCCTGCGATTTCGGTGGGTCTTTCGGTTTCCCGTGTGGGATCCGCAGCGCAGACCAAGGCCATCAAGAAGGTGTCCGGAACCACCAAACTCGATTTGGCGCAGTTCCGCGAACTTCAGGCATTTGCCGCCTTCGGCTCTGACCTTGATGAGGCTACCAAGTCCAAGATCAACCGTGGTCAGCGGATTGTTGAACTTTTCAAGCAGGGTCAATACAGCCCGAAACCTCTCGAGGTGGAGGTGGCCGTGCTCTGGTCCATGCAGAACGGATACTTCGACGATGTCGATGTCGACCGTATCAAGGAGTGTCAGAATGCACTCGAAGAATTCTTTGCCAACCGCAAGGCTGACTTGCTGCAGTTGATTGCCGATGAGAAATCTCTCACCGATGCGGTGGTTGATGGCTTGAACCAGGCACTCAAGGACTTCAAGACCAGCTGGAAATAG
- a CDS encoding YiiX/YebB-like N1pC/P60 family cysteine hydrolase, giving the protein MVDEDFGLWQIGDMQRSADEAIRNSARSVRALVMAAPTREMIDRELRDAEAAQQRGYFLPDEDERVRAMFARYLGVRVLMLEAIDAMQPVYGMVDGRTGDADELGVEVWRQCLRAFVVGFTAASVLVRMGTYVVDLAAKRPVVWKKLDEAESGCGIPRKSFTEVYKKLGSTRRMWRFHEALLFCEVHKDDIIAMADDEVVGELVPLLRAEEPFLQYRKRDYLKRKLDYSLHSFVRRHVSGYQQVMFHMFKLSGSTIAELRQPFVKPMGQGKRVTPEVMRRVRPLMEPGDVLVTRHDDAMSNLFLPGYWPHVALYIGSVEERQELGVPCVSSRVGECWCCRDETCFLEAKKDGVLFRPMDDTMQVDALMVLRPKLGRKDLSEALQRAMAHAGKLYDFSFDFCMAERLACTELIYRGFHSVGPIRFTLERHSGRMCISAEDLIGQALDSGDFEKVFDYGVAGDDVRMLQ; this is encoded by the coding sequence ATGGTTGACGAGGATTTTGGCTTGTGGCAGATAGGTGACATGCAGAGGAGTGCGGATGAGGCGATTCGGAATTCGGCGAGGTCGGTCAGAGCGTTGGTGATGGCGGCGCCGACGCGTGAGATGATTGATCGTGAGTTACGGGATGCCGAGGCTGCGCAGCAGCGGGGGTATTTTTTACCTGATGAGGATGAGCGGGTGCGGGCGATGTTTGCGCGGTATTTGGGGGTGCGGGTGTTGATGTTGGAGGCGATTGATGCGATGCAGCCGGTGTATGGCATGGTGGATGGTCGGACGGGGGATGCGGATGAGCTCGGAGTGGAGGTTTGGCGGCAGTGTTTGCGTGCGTTTGTGGTGGGGTTTACGGCTGCATCGGTGTTGGTTCGCATGGGGACGTATGTGGTGGATTTGGCGGCGAAACGGCCGGTGGTTTGGAAGAAGCTGGACGAAGCGGAGTCGGGCTGTGGGATTCCGCGTAAGAGTTTTACCGAGGTATATAAGAAACTGGGTTCGACGCGCCGGATGTGGAGATTTCACGAGGCTTTGTTGTTTTGTGAAGTCCACAAGGATGACATTATCGCGATGGCGGATGATGAGGTGGTGGGAGAGTTGGTCCCGCTGTTGCGTGCGGAAGAGCCGTTTTTGCAATACCGGAAACGCGATTACCTCAAACGTAAGCTCGACTATAGTCTTCACTCGTTTGTCCGGCGTCACGTATCGGGGTATCAGCAGGTGATGTTTCACATGTTCAAGCTGAGTGGGAGTACCATAGCGGAGTTGAGGCAACCCTTTGTTAAGCCGATGGGGCAGGGGAAGCGGGTGACGCCCGAGGTGATGAGGCGGGTTCGGCCATTGATGGAGCCTGGGGATGTGTTGGTGACGCGTCACGATGATGCGATGAGCAATCTGTTTCTCCCTGGCTATTGGCCTCATGTAGCGCTGTATATTGGCTCGGTGGAGGAGCGGCAGGAACTCGGGGTGCCATGCGTGTCGTCACGAGTGGGTGAATGCTGGTGTTGCCGGGATGAAACCTGTTTTCTAGAGGCAAAAAAAGATGGCGTGTTGTTCCGTCCCATGGACGACACCATGCAGGTGGACGCCTTGATGGTGTTGCGGCCAAAGTTGGGCCGGAAGGATTTGAGTGAAGCCTTGCAGCGGGCGATGGCGCATGCGGGAAAACTCTACGATTTCAGCTTCGATTTTTGTATGGCTGAGCGCTTGGCTTGCACCGAGCTGATTTACCGCGGATTTCATAGTGTCGGTCCGATACGTTTTACCTTGGAGCGGCATAGTGGAAGGATGTGTATATCGGCGGAGGATCTGATCGGGCAGGCCTTGGATTCGGGTGATTTTGAAAAGGTGTTTGATTATGGAGTTGCTGGTGATGATGTTAGAATGTTGCAATAG